Genomic segment of Pongo pygmaeus isolate AG05252 chromosome 1, NHGRI_mPonPyg2-v2.0_pri, whole genome shotgun sequence:
GAGTCCCACTCCAGCAATGAccctccacccccagctcccACAAGGGCACAGGCTGGTGAACCCCTCCTCCCGAAGCCCCCAGGGGAGCGTGGGAGCCTAGGATGCTGTACCCTCTCGGATGGCAGTGCAGGGCGCTCCCTCCTCATGCTCCAGCCGGATCTCTTTCAGGGCCACGAGGTTCTCCGTCAGTTTGCTGCGCCCTTTGAAGACTGTGGCATAGGTGCCCTGGGATGGAGGGCCGCAGCGGCCCCAGGCATATTCAGGTGCTGCTGGCCTCTGTCCAGTGCCTCCCCATTTGTGCCTCTGCCTGGGCTATGACTGGGGCCTGAGTGCCCTTCCTCTCTTTACTGACATGCTGTTTCCTCCGAAGCCTACTTCCTCCAGGAAGCGTCCCTAATGACTCCCCAGGCAGAGTGAATCCGTCCTTCCTCTAAGCCCTAGCATGCCGCGTGCCCCTTTATGATAACACCAggttttttcttccttatatgATGCTGATGTTTACACAGAGGTCACCTCTTTGGCTCCTGGAGGGAAAGGGCTGTGTGTTCCCCCTCTCTATAAACCTTCACCCACCCCAGGCCTCTGCACAGTGACAACAGAAATAGCTAAGTGACACagcacttcctatgtgccaggtattgtcTGTGTGCTGTACATAAGCTGATTACAGTAACCTACccaatcctcacaataaccctatgtgATAGGACAATTACTATCTCATtggacagaggaagaaactgaggcacacagagaggTCATGTAACTCACCAAAGGTCATAGAGCTAGTAAATGGTGGAGCTAGGTTTCGAACCCAGGCAAGAAGgacttgcagaaaaaaaaaagactggattcTGCCCAGGGCCATGGCTACTCTATCCTCCTTCAGGATCTGAGCTCACTTCAATCCCTGCCAAAGGCTGGGCCAGAGTGCACGGCCAAGACTGTGCACCTCTATGGGGCAAGGGCCACGAGACAGCCAACCAGAGAGGGCCGACCAGAGAGGGCCGACCAGAGAGGGCCGACCAGGGAGGTCTGCCCCTCCTCCAAGCCATCCTGCCTGGCTATTCGGAGAAGACCAAACCCAGCGTCTTACCTCTCCCAGTTTGTCCAGTTTCACGTATGTTTCCAGTTTCCCAAAGCCAATGTCTGACTGAGAGGGGGAGACATAGAATGCCGTGAGCTTGAAGCCCTTAGCAGCTCCACAGACATGACacctcccccagctccagcctCTGGGAGGGAAGGGATGAGACCCCATGGTGGAAGGGGCTCCTTTTCCCTTTATCCCTGTGATAAAGGACAGAGCTCATGAAAGTGTGAGTTTCTTCCTCCCAGGACAGCCAAGAGTGTAGAGCCCAGAGCTGTGGCACCTGGGATTGTTGCACATCTTGGCTACCTGTGTCTCCGACTGAGACCATGAGCTCCTCCAGAGTGAGTGCTGCCTTTTTTCCCATTGTACCATGAGTGTCCAGTTCAGAATCCACCTCTCTGACTGTGTCTCTCATCAGCGCACTTCTAGCTCAGGTGTATCCAACCCTTAACAAGACGGATTCCTGGACCCCCTAGCTGGAGAGGCTGATTCTATAGGTGTCTGGAGGTAGAGTCTGTTTTGTAAGATGTCCCAAACAGCTCTGATAGGCAGTTAGGACTGGAAGGCACATGCCAGCTGGCCTATTGATCTTAACCATGTGGAGACCTTGGGACCCTGTGTGGGCTTAGAGTCCCGTTCCAGCCCAAGTGAGACCCATCTAGGAAATGGATGTTGATGTAGGGGGACGAtctagttgaatgcactcacgcCAGCAGGTGGCGCCAGAGGGCCAGGAATCTTCATGGAAATCCCATATAGGCGTCAGCTGGGACTGATATGCCCATGCTGGGGAGGGCATATCACCCCACCTTGTGTCCTCTGACCCTCTTGGGACTCACCAGGGAGGCCCGGCGGGACATGCGGCTGAGCGGCTTGGGCAGATCTGGGCTCTCCATCTGTAGCTTCTGTAGGAATTCCTGGGGCAGGCGGATATCCATGGGCAGAGAGAGCCTCTTGCTGACGTCCTGTGGTGACAGGGATGAGATGGGGACACCACTGTTGGCTTCAGGGTAGCTACGGCTGTGGGGCCCCAGACTCTCACTCTGGACTTAGCATTCCCTGCAGAACAACCATTCAGAGCCCAATCACAGGCTGTGACCCCAGGCTCACAGCTGCTCCCAGTGTGTGCTCAAGACATACACGTGAACACCCGgggctgctgtgtgaccttagcaCAGCCAGGTCACTCTCTGCCTCTCTGGGCCACAGTATTACCATCTGTGCAACATCAATCTCATGCCCTTACAGGCACCGATTCTGTAagcatattttttcatatacttgggCATATGTGTGTGGATCAAATAGTCAAATTGTCTAGCCCTTGCTAAATTCAGGAATGTTCTAAGCACTTGGCATAGATAAACCCATTTAATCCATGATGACCATTTTAAAGACAAGGAGACCATGGTGCacagaggttgagtaacttgctcaaagtcacagagctaatgaatggcagagctggaatttgaactcacAAAGTCTGGCTGTAAGGCAGCTGCCCTCCTGTGCACACCCTTGTGCGTGCATCCTGCCACCTTCCGGGGCAGAGCTCCAGAGGCCCTCACCTCCATGGAGAAGCGGCGCTGGTTCTGCCGCCGCTGGAACTGCACGCCAGGGGACAGCTGCCCCGGCTCCTCCCCGCTGTCTGTTGGGGAGAAGGTGCTGCACTCCTGCAGGGGGTCTCTGCCAAGAGGACCGAGCTGCAAGTCTAAGAGGGACAGGCGTCagctcccctccctgcctctctgccCTGAGGGAGAGAAGGGTAgcccccctcccccagcactGTGCTCCTCCCCTAAGGCCAGTGGGGAAGGAGTgggcagggaggggaaggaggtgaCTGGGGAGTGTCTGGTAGGTGGGAGAGGTGCTGGGTGGGCCCAGACCTCTCACCCTCATTCCGCCGGTTGTGGAGCTGGTTGAATTGCTCCGTGAATTCAGCCAAGGATTCTTCAATGGTCTCAGTGCGGGGCACTGACAGGGAGAAACGGCGCTTAAAGTTCTTCATCTTGTTCATGATCATGAGGGACTGGGCAGCCGGGTCCTGAGATGGGAGGTGTGAGAAGAGCAGTTGAAAAGAACAAGGCAACCAGTCCAAGTCTCCAGCCACTGGGAATTCAGCTCTCTCTTCCCATCAAGCTCTGTCGCCCTGTATGCCACCATCACTGGGAGCCAGGGTTGTGTCTTCTGCAAAGTTTGACCTCTCTGAGGGTGGGTGTTCACCCTCTTCTTCCCAGTCACCCTCTTCCTCCCAGTGACTCTCAGCACTGCCTCCGCTCCCCACCGCCCGCCCCGCCACACCCCGTGCAGTTCTCTATGGACCACCTAGTCCAGCAAAGCATTGGTCATAATAGCAGGCATGATGTGCAAAGAGGATCCTGAAGGCCCCCCAGACCTGAGCCCTTTAGCTGCTGGAGGTCTAGAGAGTTCTGGGGGAAGGGCTGGGTTGGCAGGAAGGGTGCCAGAACCAGGCAGTCCTTGGGCCAGCAGAAATTTACCAACTTGTGTCCAAGGGCTTGAATGTGTCAACAGCCAATAAATCTTACTGACCAAGGCCCGTAAACTGAATGTCAGCTTGGCCAACACCCTTGGGACATGATTGGGTCCAAACCTCATTTCACCTCTGATACTGACACCTGAAGGTCTCTGCTCTGGCGTGCCCCAGGAGGCAAgaggggaaaaggaggaggaagggaagagtgCATCAGAGCTGGCCAGCTGCATCTCCTCTCCAGCTGAAATACGGAAGGTCAGGAGCAGTGGAAGGTCTCAGGGGAAACACGGAAGCTTGCCATTAATAGAGTCGAGCCCTAGGGAAGATGAGGCCTGATCCCTGCTGGCCTCTTCCCATGCCAGAGCCCTCCAAGCAGGCAGGGTATCCCTTACCGAGAACACCATGGAGGTGCGGGGTGAGCTGCTCTGCCCACCCCCACGGTCCTGTCCCCAACCATGAAAGCTTTCTTCTTCGGGCTCCCCAGCTCCTCGTGCCCTCTGAACTAGACACCCTGCTGGCCACCCAATGAGACCCACGCAACTGCTTCTTGCTGCAgaccctcccttctccctcctgcccTGAACCCAGAGCAGCGCTGTCCCACCTCCCCTCCGCTTCCCTTCATGGTTTCCTACACGCTCAGTGCAGCCCCCCTCTCATCCTGCTCTGCACACACTGCCCTTGAGGCCTCACAAGGGCTTCCACCCATGCCCGCAAGAAGGCACCAGGGGGTGAGCCCTGTGATGGGCCACCCTGCACCCGCTCCCAGCTGTTACCCATGCACCAGGCACAGCCCACTCCTGGAGGATGTTCTCAGCCCTGCCACTGGCCAGCACCTAGTTGCCAAGGCGACCAGGCCCTTCCCGAATCCTCCTGGTTTAAGGGATTATGGGTCAGTAACATGTTGGCTTTGCTTAATGATCACATCCTTCTGTCCTCAGCCAGCCTGGAAAGGGTCCTCTGTCTGGCAGCGCATGCTCCTGGCTGCCCCCAAACACAGCTCAGTGGTGGCCCTCCAGCCGCCCTGATCCTCATGGCTGGGTATGAACAGGCTCTCCTTCATTCCTTTAGCGGGCTGGCACCTTTCAGAGTGGAGGCCTCGAGTCTGCAGTGCTAGGCAGGCCCATCTCTGTCAGTGGGCCCTGAAGTCTCACTCAGTTCCACTCAACAAAcgaactggccgggcatggtggctcatgcctgtaatctcagcactttgggaggctgaggcaggtggatcacttgaggtcaggagtttgagaccagcctggccaacatggtgaaaccctgtctctactaaaaatacaaaaaaattagctgggcatggtggtgtgcgcctgtgatcgcagttacttgggaggctgaagcaggaggattgcttgaaccccggaggcggaggttgcagtgagtggagattgcgccattgcactccagcctgggcgacagagcaagactctgtcttaaaaaacaaacaaacaaacaaacaaaactgagcacctactatgcgcCAGCATTGTGCCAGGCATGGGGGTTTCAGAGGCAAGTAAAGGGTGGTCCCCACTCTCAAGGAACTCAGGGGCTGGTGATGCCTCCTTTGATGAGAAGGTAGCTGAAAGCGCTTCCTCTGGCTTCCTTGGCAGAGCCCACCAGCCTTGGACTTTCCTGACTCCCCATCCCTAAACTCCTTCCTGTCAGTCATCTTCAGCCGCTCCTCCGTAGCTCTGTGCAATGTCTCAGGCCTGCTGTTTGCAGGACTCCTGCAGACAGGAAGCTTCCAGAGGGCAGCCACCACGCCTCACACTTGTGTATAGCATTCAGGCCACACAGATCTAATCTGGAGGCTTCATGATGGTGGCAGGAGGTATGGGTCCCAGTGACAAGAGGACCCAGACACACCTACCTGGTGACTCCCATTTCTGAGCAAGATAGGAGAGTGGAGATGGCTCCTTGTAAagatcaattattttcttttttccttctttctttttttttgagatagagtcgtgctctgtcacccaagctggagtgcagtggcgtgatctcggctcactgcaacctccaccttccgggctcaagcgattctcatgcctcagcctcctgagtagctgggattacaggcccgcgccaccacacccggctaatttttgtgttttcagtagagacaggatttcgccatgttggtcaggctggtctcgaactcctgacctcaagtgatctgcctgcctcggcctcccaaaatgctgggattacaggcatgagccacagcactcagccAATTATTTTCAAAGATAGCTGAACATCAGAATCACCAGGGAGCATTGtaaaaaaattcagattcctAGGTCTTACCTTGAGATTCTGGAACTGAGGTTCTGAGAAAGGTGCCTGGGCAAATGCATTTGAAAAAACACCTCCAATGATGTACACCTGGAGCGGTGACCAGGAAACATCTAAGGTCCAGGTCAGGGACAATTATCTGCCCAGGCTTCCAGGCCACCCTCCTGTGCTAAGAAGGGGGATCCTCAGAGCAGGGGAGGGAAGCAGGAGGCCCCCCACAGGAGAGGAAGTCTCTCTGTCCTGGAAGCCGGTGCATCTGCACCACACCAACTGATGTCCCCAATGTCCCCAGTGTCCCCGTGCTTTGTCATGGTTGTtctctgggggtggggagaggcaggCACTTGGCTCCCTGAGGTCTGAGCTCTGCCAGGAGGGAGACCAGCCACACCCCTTTCTAAAAACAGGGCTTCCCCATAAAACCGTCCTGCAGTCTGGGATTTATGGGATGGCATGTTGGATCTGCGGCTCAGGAGTCTACAAGTAGCAACCATAAATCTCACACCCTTCCTCTTGCTTgtagggtgaggggaggggagctcATTAAAAGCCTCCGGGAAGGAGGACCCCCATTTCTGCAAGACAAAGGAGATTCAGCCCTGAGTCACACCTGCTCTCCCCAAGGTTCAGTGAGGAGCAAGGAGCCACCAGCCTgtgcctggggtggggaggacagTGGGGCTGGGAGCTGGAGGAAGGGTGAGGCCAGAGGCAGCTGACTGGAGCAGGAATGTGGGGCCAAGCAGTGCAGGCGATGGGGACCAGCTGTTCTCCACCCACAGGAGAGGAGCCTGAGAGGAAGTGGCTGTCACAGTAGCAGGAGGGATGGAGGTCAGATGTAGGATGGACTTCCTGATGGAAGGATGGAGGTCAGATGTAGGATGGACTTCCTGATGGAAGGATGGAGGTCAGATGTAGGATGGACTTCCTGATGGTGACAGGGGAGCAGGCGGTGGGGGTGGTGACCACAGCAGAGTGGATGTCTCTCTCTGCTGGGGACAATCAGGGCATTGAACCCAGCAGGGTCTTGGGTGTGACAGGGCAGACTGGGCAGTGAATGGTCTGTTGTTCCCTAGGTCAAGACACAAGATGCCTCTGTCATTTTTCCCTTGGGAGAGTCAGCTCCTCAGATTTGGGGGTCGAGGGGGAAGGGAGACAGGAAAAAGGCCTGTCACCTTAGTGCTGTCTGCCCCTCACCCCCAAGTGGGGACAGAAGGGCTCAGTATGACAAGCCTGAGGCCagcccagggccaggcacagcaCAGCCTTTGTCCCCAGACCAAGGAGCCATCTGGGGCTGTCCCCGTGCAACTGGTGCCAGGGGAAGAGGGCGATGGGTGTCCAGGGATGGATGCCGGCCCGGCAGTGGGGGGTGGAGGAAGTTGAAGGAGCAGAGTCCCACTGAGGAGCTGCAGGGTGGGCAGGCAGACCCCAGCCAGCCTCCCCTCCCACTTCCCTGCCCAGGTAAGTCATAAAGCTCTCAGCCCGCTCCAGTTGCTTCCTCCCAGGGACACAGCAGCCGGCCCAGAACTTCCTGCTGGTGCCAGAGCCACAGGTGGcacagaaggaggaaggaggagccaGGCTGGGAGGAAAGCCAGCACTTGCCTTTCCAGTGAGCAGGGCTGGCCTCCCAGAATGTTAGCAGGGGAAGACGCTCACACACCCTCCATGCCCATCCCTTGCCCAGTGAAGATGCTGAGCCTCCAAGAGGGGAAATGACTTGCTCAGAATCACGCAGCAGTTTCCTGGTTGTTGCCAAGTGCACAAACGTGACCATATTGCTCCTTTCTTCTCCTACCTGGAGCCCTCCCTGCCCTTACCCCTTCCCTGTGACCTAGGCTTGACTGTTTTCTCCTGCTCTGAACTGCATGCCAAACAAACCCAGTTGCAAACTCTGGTGCTACCACTAGCAGGCTGTGGAATCGCAATGACGTGATAAAGCCCCTCTCACCCCTggctccattcattcattcaacaattattgaACACCTGCTGCATGCCAAGC
This window contains:
- the CDK18 gene encoding cyclin-dependent kinase 18 isoform X4, with protein sequence MIMNKMKNFKRRFSLSVPRTETIEESLAEFTEQFNQLHNRRNEDLQLGPLGRDPLQECSTFSPTDSGEEPGQLSPGVQFQRRQNQRRFSMEVRASGALPRKVAGCTHKGVHRRAAALQPDFDVSKRLSLPMDIRLPQEFLQKLQMESPDLPKPLSRMSRRASLSDIGFGKLETYVKLDKLGEGTYATVFKGRSKLTENLVALKEIRLEHEEGAPCTAIREVSLLKNLKHANIVTLHDLIHTDRSLTLVFEYLDSDLKQYLDHCGNLMSMHNVKIFMFQLLRGLAYCHHRKILHRDLKPQNLLINERGELKLADFGLARAKSVPTKTYSNEVVTLWYRPPDVLLGSTEYSTPIDMWGVGCIHYEMATGRPLFPGSTVKEELHLIFRLLGTPTEETWPGVTAFSEFRTYSFPRYLPQPLISHAPR